GGTCATCATGATCAGCAGAATGGTAATCCCGACGAGAGTCCCGACGAGATCCGCGTAGTAGAAGATGGCACGTTGGACTCCGCTAACCTTGGGCGCGGGGATGATGACCACGTCGTTGTCAATGTTATCGCCAGTGAGGAGCCGAAGGCGAAATTCGAGCGTTGCATCAACCTGGAAGATTGCATTCAGGCAGCTGCGGGCGTAGGCCGAGTGTCGCTCGCGGACGTTAGCCAAGAATGCAAAAACAAACACCATCAATGCAGAAGAAGCCGAGTTCATGTACAGCTGCCACTCGTTGCTGTATCCTTCCCGATGTCCGAGGCCAATCCAGACGAAGACGCCAACCCAGTATAGAGCGACGGTGCCAAGATGACCCAACAGATGAGAGAACCAAGTGATGGTGCGTCCGAATCGCTTCTCTGTGGGTAGCTCTGCACTGAATCCAGGAGCGTCCTGGTGCCGAGCCACGATCGACTGCAGACGAGCTTGCTTCTCTGGATCTTTCTGGTCTGTTTCCAGGCCCAATTTCGCCAGCATCCTGCGGTGGCTGAGAATGCGCGACTGCAGCTCGGCGGCCACCGTCATTTCCTCATCATATGCGTTGAGCTGCTGCCTGACCAAGAAGGAGTCAAACACATAGCTGACAATTGCTTGAATATCGGAGATCAGGACTTGCCAGAGGTCAGAGGTCCCGTACTTGATCCCAAGCAAGGCCCAGGTGAGGAGGCCGgcaaggatgaagaagaaaacgggCTCCGATCCCGACACCCGAACGACGAAATCCAGCCACCGATCGAGCAATCTGGGTTTGCTTTTCGGTGTGTAGCCAGTGGCGTTCGGCTTGTCGATTGCAAGGCCGTCTTTCTCAATGAACTGAGTAGGAGCCACGCCGTGGATATCGGCCTTGGTTCCGGGCTTGCTCAGGACCTTCATGAGCCGATTCATTTTGTGCATGGgtaatatttttttttccttctttttttttggttgTATATTGTGAAACAGAATGTAGATAGCGAATGGATGGATCTAAAGACACTGGGCTACACTGTTACACATCAGCGCCTGGTCCCAAGGCATTCGCGAGAATGAGGATATACAAACAGAACGCAATCTTTTCCATCTTCTGAGCGCTATATGGCACTCCACGAAGCAATAGTCCTCAATAACCTTTATTCTATGGTGGGTGACGTTCTTCTAGGAGCTCCGAGCAGACACCGTTCGGTCTGGGGCTATGGCATTCCACTGCAGTGATACAGCGACACAAGATTGTAGCACATGTGTTATTCATCGATGTATGACTCAACCTAAATATCAAATTGGCCGTATGATGAAGTTGAGGTATCAGTAATTGATATGAAGATATGACCAGCGAGTAGGCGAGCAgagagaagtggaaggaCAGCAGAAAAGACTTATATGCGCCGGACAAAATGTTCTATACAAATATTTCTTATCTTAGCTTCGGAAATGGAGACTTCTGGACAACAATTCCCGTGGATTCAGCCATTCAGGTTCGTCGAAATTGTTGACAGTCCCTCGTAGTCGCCCAAGAGAAAGCTTGGTTTGATCATTTATTCCCTCACAGGCTTGCTAGGCTACTATGATGTGTCACTCCTCTACCAACAATGAACATAATACATACTGCTCTCTTATGGTTTGCGGCAGGCAAATGATTTCGTTCATTTTGATGGCCATCAGGACCAGTATCAGTACCTACAATTTTCTGTTCGTCTTGTTTCCTTCTGAACTTTTGATAACATCACAGTAGCCTTATTTTGATTTCCATCACCTTCTGCTGTCATTCAGGGCCGCTAGATGCTTGACAGAGTGGCTTCCTCTAATTAGAGTTTGCATATCCATTGGCTCCCAAAAATGCCTCTCATGTCTCACGAAACATAGATGCCTAAAATGGGCCTGCAGAAAATTTTTTCTCTAGAGTAGCCTAGTTGCCTGCTATAAAATAGCTATACTCCGATTACTCACGGTCTATCTGGATATTGTCTATGCTGTTAACGTGCAATGTAGAGGGAAGTCATCGTCAGGATTAACCAACAAAGTAGGAAGAAGGGTCGGGGAGAGAGATGCTGTACCTTATTCAACTCCCAACGCCACAATAGAGGCGTCTCTTTTCCAACTGGGAACCTCTTCTAACTAATCAAGTGCCCAAGTGGTTGAGGCTAGCAGTAAAGGCAAGTCGGCGATGGTACTGGggctggtgttggtgttgcaCTGGCAGAACTCTTCTAGTCCTATTTGATGCATTGATAGTTATCAGAATGGATATACTTTACAAGGCAAGGTTTGAATTCAGGGGATAGTTCATATATCTACTTTCAATCTTATTTCCTTGATGAGTCCTACATGGGCAGAGCAAAGCAGGGCATCCCCTCTAGAAATCTTGTGGCTTGTGTAACACCCTACTGACCTTAAAATGATCTTTCATGTGTCTAAATATGTCTAAAAGATCCATGACATGCCCGATTAAATGCCGATTATTTGAGATCATAATTGGCTACCTTAATCCGTCACCACTATGGCATTCTCCTTGGCAGCAAGCCTTGAGCTTCATAGTCCTGCCACTAATCAGTATAGAGACTTGGTTTACAGTAGTCCTTCTTACTAGTTCGCGCATATGACATAGGAGACTTTATCCATGGACATAGAACTTGACTTCCGATGTTATTGATGCGCATGATACCTAGCTCTTCCGGATTAAAGGATGAATGAAATATCGTGAAACAAAATCATGGCTTTATGTCTGGACACTCCATTGGTTGGTAATAGATGATGTGTATACAAAGGAGAGTGTTGTAAATCATGACAACATTGAGGACATTTAGTCTTGCTCTTACAACTCAGCTTCCCCATACTTGTGTAATTAGGTGAGCGTAAATCTTATTATGGCCACATTTGCTAGAGCCAATCAAAATAGTACAAGGGAATAAAGCTTCCTAGAAGGTAACAAGAATTTGAACAGTTGCTTGCTTACATGCAGTGGGACGATTCCAGGGACATAGCCTACGGTTCCCGCATTTGGACGGCTCCACCGGGCTGAGTGAAGACACAACATAAATATCCAAGTTGCGAGTGCTCATCCACCTGCCTCAAGTATTGATTTCTGCGTATTCTAAACACAATCGAATCTCACAACATGTCTTCCAACACGGCCCACATTTGCGTTGTCGGTTCGCTGAATATCGACTTTGCGGTATCAACATCCCGGTGTCCCGGGCCAGGGGAGACCTTGACGGCCAATTCCCTCTCCGTGACGGCCGGCGGGAAGGGTGCGAACCAGGCCGTTGCATGCGGTCGAGCGTCACACACCTCCAGTGACGCCTCAAAAGTCACTGTGAGCATGATTGGCGCGGTGGGCGCCGACGACGTTTACTACGCAACGCTGATCCGACCGACGCTAGAGGATTCCGGTGTAGATACAAAGTatgttgaagagaagacaGACAGCCGCACTGGATCAGCGACAATCATCGTCGAGGATTCAGCGCACGGCGAAAACAGGATCCTGGTGGTGCCGGGGGCCAATCATGCCGGGATGGATGATGTGTCCAAGATCCTCGCCACGATCCAATCCTACCCTCAGGCCCCGGCTTTGATTGTTCTACAAGGGGAGATCCCCAGACACACGACTCTGGACTTGATGAGGCATTTCAACCAGCCAGGGAACCAGACACATATGCTGTTTAATCCCGCCCCGGTCTTCGCAGATGGCGTCCCGGTTGACGCGCTCTCCAACACCTCTGTTCTGGTCATGAACGAGACCGAAGCGGTCCAGATGCAGGCATCCATCTCACCCGAGTCAGCAATCAGCACGCAGACGACAGACGAATTGAAGCCGGAAGACTTGGCGAGTCAGTTCCATGCTCTCGCCAACGTCAGGATTGTCCTCATTACTCTTGGGGCGAAGGGCGTGTTCTTCTCGACTCGCACCGGCAGAAAGGGCTTCGTCGCTGGAGTCCGCGTACAGAAAGTGGTTGACACGACGGCTGCTGGCGACACCTTTGTTGGGTATTTCGCGGCGGCATTTGCCGAATTTATCGCAACATCGGCACCCCTGGAAGAATTCGACAAGACGATTGAGCAGGCTGTCCGACGGGCAAATTGTGCTGCGGCGTTATGTGTGCAGCGGCCGGGTGCGATGCAGAGTATTCCCACGGCGTCAGAAGTCGATGGTCTAGACAGTCGGTAAATAGAACAAAACTTCTGATGTAATCTGCCATCAAGCAATTGATTCTTCGTATCGTGACACGCGCCACTGGGATTGGAGAGActcgatctcgtcgtccAGGTGGATCCCTGTCAACTCTGTAATCCGCTGTAGCTGGTTCAACACCGCTGACTGCTGTAAATGGTGAGTCATGTCTTTGGCTATGAGAAGCAGTCCCGCGATGAGAATCGGGTCCCACTGTTCGACTGTGTCGTTGCTAGTTGCAATACCAGCAATGGATTGAGCATGCCAGATAGAGGAGGACAGACATTTCGGGCCAGTCAGCGTCTTCACAAAGCGTGGCTTGcgagccaggaggagaaaagaggCGACATGGTAGACAGCATTGGCGACTAGTGCAAGGGGTGTGGTGTAGACCAGGATTGGGAAGGAGGATGCATTCTGTGGGTCGATTTCATCTGCGTGCGCAGCTCGAACATCCAAGACGGGCTGCACTTGCAGAGGACGATTTAGATACCATCTCCGACATTCCGTCCACAGATAGTTCCACTGCGACACGGGATTCAAAGCGGGGACGGTGCCTACTTGGCCCAGACCCTCGAGATATGCCGTTGAACTtccgaagatgaagctcaagGTATGcgcgagaaggaggaggatatgctGATAGACCTGTTTGGTCGAACTTGGGTCTAGGGCGGATACTAGCGCGGGAATCAGCATCTGTGGAGGCTCGGAGCTTATAATAGACGCAGCCAGATCTAGCCAGTGTTAGCTTCCGACAATCAAGCTCCGTGAGTTATATCCACACACCGATTCTAAGTGTCACCCACAAAGACGGTTCATTGAGCTCTCCATCAGCAGCCGACAGGCATCCGAGGCCTCCTGGCGCATTGGTATAACCAGTCACCAAGGCCTTCCACTGCGATGGACGCGAAGAAAAGAAGTCATGTAGCATAAAAAACACGTTTCCTACTCGCTGGACAGCAGTACTTTGCAAAGGAAGGCCgttctcggcttcttcacGGAACCTAAGGCTCCTGGCGAGGTCGTCGGCTGCATATGTCGGCACCACAAGCGACCTttggccagcagcaagcgCGAGGATTGCCGCGAGAAGTGGTCGAACTCGCCTACCAAGGATCAAGAACTCGAGGCCGAAAGCACGGCCTGGATCGCCAACATCAATCCAAGGGGCTAGTGCATAGCAGTAATGTCGAAGTAACCCTGTCTCCGGATCATGGCCGGAATCCGACAGAGCGGTAAAAGCAACCTGGCGCCGAGCCCGAACAGCAGGAAGAGCGCTGTTCGAGGGAAGATGCGCCGTAGGGCGACTAAGGCCTGGAAGGAGTTCTAGCGACTCTACATGATTTTCGGCTGGAGTTTGCTCGTGCGCTACCGTCCCACTCTCCTGCAATGAAGGAGTTGCGGGGGTCTCATCCACAAACTATCGACTGTCAGTTGCCGGACGCAACAGGCACTTCTTTGGCGATTTCGTCTCACTCTAATCGTGCTGTAGGTTGCTCCTGTCCCATCTGATTGCTGATTGGATGCATGCACAATCGAGACAAACGTGACTTTGCTGGGATATTTACAGGCAAAGCCCTTTGCAGTGCAATTTTGACACTGAGGCTTGGCCTCATCGCCTGAGCCGGCATAAATCAGATTGAGACCACACTTAGTAAGTTGCAGGAGGCTTACATTTCCTTCTGCGTCTGCGACACGTCCAGCAGCCAGTGCGCACACGCTGTTTGCCCGCTGGGGTAGTTCTCTTCGTCGGCATTGTGGTCGTCGGTTCTTCCCCAGATGCTTCCGAGCAGTTGCAGTGACCGGTCGAAAAGGGGGCTTCGAGCCTCCGCACCCCGGAACTAGCAGGCTTGGACCTCCTCGGCTGACCGATGAAAAGCGGCTGGAGGGATGACCGGTTCTCGTTCGGTTCCCTTCCATCTCGGACGGATTGTGGGACTGGAGAGAAAGCGGAATTTTACTAGGGCATAAAGGGCAGCTGGATAttggccaatcagaatgccGTTTCACTCCGAATTCTGTGCTTCTTTTACGTAATACTTCTGTTCACtttttttgctttgtttCCTGACCACGGATTTATATTATAGATGCATACTTTGTACAGGTCAACGGCTCACTCTCTTTTGCTTACAAGGAAAGAAACTAAGTAGTCGGCTTTGATAACATATGAATGACTCTATAGTTCACATATACTCCGTTAACTGCTCTGGTCGCCATGCGTCTACGTCCTAACTTTGCTGATGCCCATGGGTAAAATCGTAGTATGGTGATAGGTTAAGTATTCAGGATATCAAAGAGAGTAATGTGGTTGTCTATATGTAGGTATACAATAAATGCTACagatgtacagagtatacagGATAACTAAAGATGAATTTGGTATCTTTTGATTAAATCTTGTGTCGAGACCATCTGGATATATATCTCCGCAACTTCCATGCGGCCAGCAATAACTAATTACAAACAAGCATTAATCTCATTCCTCATACAATAAAGAGCATCATCTAGACAGTCTCCACAAATTTCTCTTCCGGAATCGGCTCTTTGGACATATCGTTGCCTCCCTCTACCCTGGCCAGCAGTGCCGTCAACCCCACATCGCGTTGGGCTTCACGAAGGAGCTGAGCGTCGCGCTCGCCAGTATGACTGTTGAACACCCGGTCCATTTCCTCCAAGGACGCGTTCTTGGTCTCCGGGAGGTAGAATTGGACCCAGAAAATGCCAACCAGAAGGAAGACGGCAAAGAAGATGTAGGTACCCCATTGCCATGACTTCAGCATCGGGGGGACGAAAAAGGCAATGGCAAAGTTGTTGATCCAGTTGCTGGAGGCTCCGATGGAAGCTCCCTTTGCTCGAATCGAGAGAGGGAAGATTTCAGAAATGAGCGTCCAGGACACTGGGCCCCAGGTAGCGCCAAAGCCGGCGATGTAGAGCCAGATCAGTGCTGGAGCATGTTAGCTTGTGTTGCAAGGATCAAGGGCAAAGGGAGGAACTCTTACCAACTGCGGTCCATCCGGCTGCTACATGGGACGGCCAGTCGTGTTGGAACTTGGCAACAATCACGCCGACAATCACCATACTTAGGAACATTACCACTGAGCCGACCAGCAACATGGGCTTCCGACCAACCCGGTCAATGATCAACTATTGACGATTAGTCAAAGGTTTGGGAGGTCGGTACAAAGAATGATGACTTACCATAGCTGGTACGGTGCTCACGAGGAACACAACTCCAGTGACACCAGTCGCCAGGAGAGCAATTGTGCCGCCAGTCAGACCGAGACTGACAAAGACGTTGGACGCATAATAGATGACTACGGGATGTCAGCTCAGAGCAAGGAACACAGAGTTGACCGACATACTGGCATCAATTCCACTCCACTGCTGGAAGAACATCACCAGCCAGGCGGTGCAAACCCGCTTGAAGTTGTCCATGGTGGAGAAGCAGTTGGCATACTGCGCCCATTGGTTCTTCAGGATTCCCTTTTCCGCCGTGTTGGGGAAGGCTCTCTTCTCAAACAAGGCTTCGGCTTTGATCTCGAGATATTCCATCTGGACAAGATCATGTTCGATCGGCAAtttcctcatccaggcgAGCGTGGACTGAGCCTCCTGGTCTCGTCCGACTTTGACCAGCCACCGAGGCGAGAAGGGCATAAACCAGATCCCGCAGGCCAGTGCAAAAGCCGGGATTCCCTGAATGATGGAGGGCAGACGCCATGCCAGATCGGATTGCGTTTCACCAGTGCCACCAATGTAATTACTGCCATAGCCCACCCAGAAGGAAATCATGATCCCCAGGATGGTTGCGAATTGATAGAAGGATACCAGGAGACCGCGCATCTCCGGAGCAGCCAGTTCGGCATTGTACAAGGGGCCAACACCGCTGAAAAGACCGACTCCCAGACCGGTAAAGAATCGTCCAGCGTACAGGAGCGAGGCCATTCCTGCCGAAGCACCGACGTACAGATAACTTCCAAGGATGACCCAGCAGCATGCCGCAAACATGGTGTACTTTCTCGAAAAGATCTCGCCGAAGATGCCCGCAGATAGCGATCCCACAATACCACCCAGCTGAAGAACGGAGGTAAGCCATCCGGTAGCCGCAGAGGAGTGAACGACCGATGGGAAGTTTTCGGTAAACCGCGTCATCACCAACGATTGCCCGAGCACTCCTTGTTGGTATCCATACTCGAATCCACCAAACCTACCCATTGTCAGTGAATGAAAATTCCGCGATATGGCCGCTCGACACTTACGAGGCAAAGAAGGCGATGAACAGAACCTTGGGGTTCTCCCGCAGCGACTGCCACATGGATTTCTTCTCCATTTGGCGATGTTCCGCATAGCCTGCTTGCTGGGAGACAGGGGCCTCCAGATCAGAAGATGAACGACGACTCATGTTGAGGTCTGGTCAATAAGCCCAAAATTCAGAGGGGATTATTGCGTGCAAAGAGTTGAAGTTGCCTTGAACACAGGTGATGATCGACCGGCTGAGGGGAACATGGCTTTATAAccatttttccttctccaattGATATTAAATTTTGCGAGGATTTCTGCAGAATAAACACAAGGAACAGTTTCGAAACGGCCTGGCCACTTGAAGATCGGCTCACTCCAGGAATTCCCCAGAGAAATCTCTTGCTTTGGCCCAGTTGGGGGACGGGAAATGTGGGGATCCCGCACAAACGTGGTGCCATGGGTTAGACACGTAGGCTATGAATTCCTATTCGGGTTTATTGGAGACCGCCGACAGTAAGCCCTATCCATAAACGGATATGGGAGCCTATCCTCA
The Aspergillus fumigatus Af293 chromosome 4, whole genome shotgun sequence DNA segment above includes these coding regions:
- the fetD gene encoding low affinity iron permease family protein, with the protein product MKVLSKPGTKADIHGVAPTQFIEKDGLAIDKPNATGYTPKSKPRLLDRWLDFVVRVSGSEPVFFFILAGLLTWALLGIKYGTSDLWQVLISDIQAIVSYVFDSFLVRQQLNAYDEEMTVAAELQSRILSHRRMLAKLGLETDQKDPEKQARLQSIVARHQDAPGFSAELPTEKRFGRTITWFSHLLGHLGTVALYWVGVFVWIGLGHREGYSNEWQLYMNSASSALMVFVFAFLANVRERHSAYARSCLNAIFQVDATLEFRLRLLTGDNIDNDVVIIPAPKVSGVQRAIFYYADLVGTLVGITILLIMMTIWVAIGPLLHFDANWWLIIGTYAGLVGMNDGFVLRNLQARLRGFADLEFEKVAVEDDKLFESVGQAMPIKEAAEKPGLTQRVSDAMNRVCAHEITVVAGFLTIVGLIAGASAMKWTMTGQLLCNVPPSLIESFFMIILITGHNSADDRKRMDLRNLYERRLHLLALVNNEKGPVRVPPSLKGREIVLNILPNSTIFMVASLYERRDHATWRRHYVDHISSSEPAIGEDYP
- a CDS encoding ribokinase; amino-acid sequence: MSSNTAHICVVGSLNIDFAVSTSRCPGPGETLTANSLSVTAGGKGANQAVACGRASHTSSDASKVTVSMIGAVGADDVYYATLIRPTLEDSGVDTKYVEEKTDSRTGSATIIVEDSAHGENRILVVPGANHAGMDDVSKILATIQSYPQAPALIVLQGEIPRHTTLDLMRHFNQPGNQTHMLFNPAPVFADGVPVDALSNTSVLVMNETEAVQMQASISPESAISTQTTDELKPEDLASQFHALANVRIVLITLGAKGVFFSTRTGRKGFVAGVRVQKVVDTTAAGDTFVGYFAAAFAEFIATSAPLEEFDKTIEQAVRRANCAAALCVQRPGAMQSIPTASEVDGLDSR
- a CDS encoding sugar porter family MFS transporter translates to MSRRSSSDLEAPVSQQAGYAEHRQMEKKSMWQSLRENPKVLFIAFFASFGGFEYGYQQGVLGQSLVMTRFTENFPSVVHSSAATGWLTSVLQLGGIVGSLSAGIFGEIFSRKYTMFAACCWVILGSYLYVGASAGMASLLYAGRFFTGLGVGLFSGVGPLYNAELAAPEMRGLLVSFYQFATILGIMISFWVGYGSNYIGGTGETQSDLAWRLPSIIQGIPAFALACGIWFMPFSPRWLVKVGRDQEAQSTLAWMRKLPIEHDLVQMEYLEIKAEALFEKRAFPNTAEKGILKNQWAQYANCFSTMDNFKRVCTAWLVMFFQQWSGIDAIIYYASNVFVSLGLTGGTIALLATGVTGVVFLVSTVPAMLIIDRVGRKPMLLVGSVVMFLSMVIVGVIVAKFQHDWPSHVAAGWTAVALIWLYIAGFGATWGPVSWTLISEIFPLSIRAKGASIGASSNWINNFAIAFFVPPMLKSWQWGTYIFFAVFLLVGIFWVQFYLPETKNASLEEMDRVFNSHTGERDAQLLREAQRDVGLTALLARVEGGNDMSKEPIPEEKFVETV